Below is a window of Xyrauchen texanus isolate HMW12.3.18 chromosome 1, RBS_HiC_50CHRs, whole genome shotgun sequence DNA.
gtacaaaagaaagaagaaactgtGAGTGAATACACTGAAAGGTTTTGTCAGTCAGCTGTAACTTACAGTGGAATTGTTGATAATTCTGAAAGTGTGTTAGATGACAAAGGACCCCTAGTCCGCATCTGGTCAGATGGCCTTTTGGCTGAGTACAGAAGAGCCTTGCCATTCCTAAATCTCACTTGGTCTAACAGAACTCTTAGAAGTAACCTAGACAGGTTGGCTACATGGGAAAGAGATGCTGATGTTAAAGCCAAAGtgagagtagcagcagcagctacatttagcacagaaaaacaaaaaaacaggtggtctaaaaaagaaggcaaatgccACTACTGTGGAAAATTAGGACATTGGGAGAAAGAGTGTAGGAAGAAGTTGCAAGATGCAAATAGAAATGCTATGCATAATTCTGCTCCTCCCCCGCCTGCTTACAACCCTGAAGCAGTTCAGCAAGTGTCCACTGAAACTTTAGGACAGCTCGTTCAGGCTCTTCTAAGAGCACAACAAGACCAGGAAAAAACTAATTGTTGGGGCTGTGAGTAGCTACCTTTCCCCTGTAATccatcataatgacaaaataatttttgtgaaaggtagcatacgagagaaagagattgattttttgcttgatacaggtgcagaaattacagtaattcctacaAAATTGGCTAAAAGTTTAGACATCCCGTACAAGAAAACCAAACTTTCTTTAACTGGCGTAATAGGTGAAGATTCTGTGTTGTATGAAACCCCGCCCATAGAGGTACAATTTGGCCCGAAAACTCTGACTACAAAACTGCTATGTGCTCCATTAAATACAGGTGCAATTTTAGGCATGGATCTCCTGAGACAAGTACATCTAACTTTAGACATGTCCTCAGAATCTCAAAATTTGCTCAGCACAAGTTTCTACCAATAATGCAATCCCTCCAGAGTATGCTTTCTTACAGAATCATCCAATTTGGGCTAAAGACAAGGATGATTgtggtttgttgacaggtgtagAACCAGTCAAATTGACAGGAACTCCACCTCCGGTCACCAAACAATATCCAATCAATAAGGAAGCTATACAGGGGATCAAACCTATTGTAGAAAAGTTGCTGACGCAAGGAGTGCTAGTTAAAACCAACAGTCCATGTAATTCACCCATATGGCCTATCAAGAAGTCCAATGCAACATGGAGACTTACAATAGACTACAGAGTAGccaataaacatattgataaaatcaCCCCTCTAGTGGCAGATCCTTCTACAATTTGTAATGGCTTGCCATTGGAGTGTAAGATTTTTTCAGTAATTGATATGTCTAATGGATTCTTTTCTGTACCGTTGCACTCTGACAGCCAGCCATGGTTAGCGTTTACAGTTGACTATGAACAATACCAGTGGACACGTTTGCCACAGGGATTTCAAAACTCCCCAACTATATACCATCAGGCTGTCAGACGTGATTTGTGTGACCCAGAATGTCCAGTAAAATAGTCCACTATGATCCAATATGTCGATGATATTTTGATTGCCTCAACAGATCACGAggtacatcaaactgaattggcAGTATTGTTGGACTATTTgcataaaaaaggacacaaatgcagttttcacaAAGCTCAAATTGCTAAAAAGCAAGTCATATTTCTGGGTCAAACAATTGGTGCAGGAAATAGATCCATTACACAGGATCGAGCGGCTTCAGTCAAATCCATACCTCCGCCTACTACCATTAAAACACTCCGCTCATTTTTAGGAACAGCAGGTTATTGTAGACCGTGGATTGAAGAATATGCCTCGATTGCTCAGCCTCTCTATGACTTGTTAAAAGGCCATGGTAAAGATTCAGATACTGTTTGTATGGAAGAACTTCACCTCAAAGCGTTCAATGATTTGAAGAGAGCACTATGTCAAGCACCAGCATTGGGAATTGCACAAACTGATAGACCCTTTGTTCTTTATGTCCATGAACATTTAAGCTTCATGACTGCATGTTTAATGCAAGATCATGGGGGCAGTTTACCTCAATTCATTACTATTCTGGTAAACTTGACATAGTCAGCTCAAGGTATGGGCCCATGCCTCAGAGCAGTACAGGCAGTTCATCTAGCGCTTCAGGCTTCATCAGGAATGGTGTTAGGACAGACTGTAAACGTAAGATGCCCTCACGCAGTGTCCGCACTAATGAATCAAGCAAAAGTCACTTCTGTCACTTCCTCTCGTTGGGGAAATTGGTTAGCAACTCTCACAGCCCCGAATATAGTTCTACAGCGTGCACCAGTCACGAACCCATCCTCATGTATGATGTCTGCAATGACTGAAGTTTTGTTAGAGGATGAAGGCGAAATGACACATGATTGTGTTACGCTTACATATACAACTACGAGTGAAGTAAAATAAACTCCCATAGAGAATTCAGAATTTGAGTTGTTTGTTGATGGGTCAGCTCAAGTAATTGAAGGTAACAGACAAGCAGGTTATGCAGTAACGTCCACCACTGAAGTGGTTGCTTCAGGTCGTCTTCCAGATCATTTTTCAGCACAAGCTGCAGAACTAGTAGCCTTAACAAGAGCATGCACACTAGCTTCAGGATCAGTTGCAAATATCTACACAGATTCCAGGTATGCTTTTGGGGTCATTCATGATTTTGGTATCATTTGGCAAACCAGACAGTTTCTAACTTCTGCTGGATCCCCATTAAGCATGCTGGATTAGTGAAAGATCTAATGTTTGCCATGAAACTTCCAAAGAAATTGGCAGTAATCAAAGTGAAAGCACATCTCACCACTAATACAATGGAAGCTAAAGGTAATGCTCTTGCTGATGTAGCAGCTAAACAAGCTTGTTCCTATGCAACTGTACAAGTGTGTTCAGGTAGTATAGCACAGAAGACAATTCTGCCTCCTGAATCAATAATTGATCTGTACAAAGACGTTCCTCTGTATGAAGCATGGACATGGTTAGACAAAGGAGCCACAGTGGATTCATCTGGCTGCTGGACCAAAGGGGGAAAGTATGTTGCTCCCGAATCACTGCTGCCATATTTGGCTCAACAAATACACAATTTGGGTCACAGTGGTCCAGCAACAATGAATCACAGGTTCTCTAATCAATGGTGGAATCCAAAATTCAGAAATGTAGCcactgaaacagcaaagaggTGTGTTACATGTCAGAAAAATAATGAGGTACCAGCAGCTACTACACCAGCAATACATACCCCAGCTCCACCAGGACCACTTTGTCACCTGCAAGTTGACTACATATCATTGCCTCCGTGTAAGGGAAAAACTGACGTTTTGGTAGTAATAGATAAGTTCTCTAGATGGGTAGAAGCTTATGCAACAGGGCGTGCTACAGCTGCACATACTGCTAAATGTCTTGTCACTGATTTCATACCCAGATGGGGATTACCAGATTGCATTGACTCAGATCAAGGTACACACTTCACAGGACAGGTAGTCAAGGAAGTGTCTAGAATGTTGAAGATTAAGTGGAATCTTCACTGCCCATACAGACCACAAGCATCAGGACAGGTTGAACGAtgtaacagaacaattaaaaccAGGCTAAGCAAAATGCATCAGGAAGGAGTACCATGGGTAGAAGCTGCCAGCAGTACTGTGTAGTATGAGAGCGTCACCTAACAGATCAGTAGGACTGAGCCCTCATGAGATTATTACTGGACACCCAATGCAAATGCCAGGTGTGATTGATCTTAGAAATGCTGATGTACACATTGCCTCAGATGCCCTGATCAGCTACTGTGAAAACCTCACAAAGGCAGTACAGAGTGCCAAAGAGAGAGTTGAGTCGTGTTGGCAAACTCCACCAGAAGGTGGACACACAATCATCCCAGGTCAATGGGTCATGATAAAGACATTCAGAAATAAGCCATTAGAGCCTAAGTGGCACGGACCACATCAAGTGATGTTGATTACAGCAGCTGCAGTATTGTGTCAGGAAAGAAAACCTGGACTCATGTGTCACACTGCAAAGTTGTTCCCCACCTACAGGGATAGGATAGGACACAGACCAGTGAGGAGCCCAGGGAAGAACCGAATGCAATATGCATCGGGGGACAAACCCTGTGGTGAAGACTCCCTCATAGGCCTTCCCCTTCCACTAGTCCATCCTTACCTCACTGTTCTTTAGGCGTCAAAGGAATTATGAAATAGGGAAAGAAGGAACAACATTAGCAGACTCAGAAAAGGACACAACCcgggtgtttgaacaaatactgctctactgtcttttgttttaggacacaaccctggtgtttgaacaaatactgctctactgtcttttgttttttctttctaccCTCTTTGCAGTTACCACTTGATGGCTGTCCCGAGACCCATGGGCATCGACCTCCTCACCTGTGTATGAGGCCACAACTTCCAGAAAACAACTAGACCCACTGCCAAGCCCAGTATCACAAGAAGaacgaaaaaaaataaaataaataaaaaatacacaacacagagactcacatacggaatcttcagtcatccatcaacatgatcaagattGTCACATTTCTAACCATCATGGACATCGCACAAAGTGTGgactccagaaacaacatattcTTAGAGCTGATGAATATGTCAAGAAGTGCCTTGTTTGCAGGAAAGGACGTTTGGATGCCACACGCACCCTCAGTAGGAGCAGGAATCCCATGGGTGGCACACCCTATCTCCAAATGTGACACGTGTACCTTCTTTGATCATCATACCAGTGGATTATACAACAAGGATACATGTCACAATGTAACAATTCCTCCACCCTCTCCATGTTGCATTCCTGGATTACCATCCTGCAACCTAACTTCAGCTCCTCCCATTATGACAGATCTACTTTTGCCAATGACTTTTCCTTGGTGTATGGAAAATTATGCTCCAGCCTCGACTCCCTTGGGTGAAATTCCTCGTGAACTTTGCAGCTTTGTGGTCGAAGTGAGAACAAAATCCCATGTAGACATTACTCCATCAGCAGGAAAAGAGGACAAAGACTTAGAAGAGTGTCTCCACAGGACACCATCCCTTCCAAAACTCTTGGCAATAAATCAGTGGTGTATGATTCCTCCACCGACTGGCATTTTTTGGTTATGTGGAACTTCTGTCTACAATATTCTACCCAGTCGATTCAATGGCAGGTGCACCCTGGTTTATGTTTTACCGGCTATCAGAGAAAATACACACTCCACCCCAAGCTCtacacatttacaaaattcaCCACCTTCCACAAACAAAGAAGATGGCTGCATTCCAGGACTCACTTGTGCACAAACATGGTGGTCGAGAACTCTTGGAGCAATAATCCCGTCTTATGGTGTCATGCAGGCCCTTGATCAAGTCAGAAGCTTATAAAATTCTGTACAGAAATTGGCCAATGATACGGCTTTGGCCCTTGGTAACATCAAGGACACTCTAGCCAGCACAAGATAATGATCTTACAGAACAGAGTGGCCTTGGATTACATTCTAGCAACGCAAGGGGGAGCCTGCACCATTATTGGCCCCGAGTGCTGCACCGGTTTAATGGATCCAACAGAGAACTTGAACAAAATCCAACAAGACATTCTTGATCTTGCAGCAAATTTACATCAGATGACTGAAAATAATTCTTCATGGTTTGGAAACTTGCTAGGTAAACCCTGGCTGTGGATAAAGGAAATAGCAATTCTGCTGTTCTTTTCCCTACTGGTGTACTATTTATGCGTCCAcagtatcaagtgtttcattcaacaaatgactGAAGCACCTCACGAGAAAATAACAGTTCCAACCAGAAAAGATTATTACCCATAAGAAATTCACGGACCCTAATTGCATGTTTGTTCTGTGTCAGCATGCAATCacagaaaaaacaacacagaGCAAGTGCTATGTGCCTGTAACGATCACAAGTTACAAGAATGAACTTTTAAGTgtctaaatttttattttgtgagagttattagaactctcaaagggggaattgttgtattacaaatttataaaatgttaaacacaatcatatatataaactgggaaagtagagtagactgcatttagcatttaaggtataaaaagagtattccagcaagagatttccttccagttctgttctctctattgtaaattaaattagtcagactactgacaatctcatcctctgtcttttaatggctattggagccccagccccagttgtctaaatagttaggctgattggattagcatctctgtatctgaatagttatgctgattggattaggactggtaacaatctagagtctagggtgggtttcctatgcctgtatacatcatttgcatgctttaaagttatcacctgggtgctttgtgtctatctctaagcactgccctctaaatgcatgtataaattacaatgtaaagttcccttagttagacgttggtccctgcagctgctgacagcacgaatttctcaataaagaatcctgcttgaagatacaaccgagtctcctggtcttaccttctgagtttcccactctctagaaggataaaaagtttacaacactCTTTAAATTATTTCTTCACAAAAAAGAATTGACCTTCTCCTGTTGCCACTCTGATACAATTGGATAGTTTAAAAATGGTTTATGATCAGTGATATGGTGTTTTTTTGAATGTTGTAGGAGATGACTTACCGTTACTTTGAGCTGCAGAAGAACGTGGACCCTGAGCGTGAGGACAGTGCTCAGTTTAAGAATGCCTTTACTGTCCACCCAATCTCTGAACCTGCCCTGATGTATCGCCTGCACAAGCGCTATAATCAGATTGAACTGGACTGGACCTATGCACAAATACAGCAGTTACAGGTATGTTACCTTATTTTTGGAAATAAATCTTTTCAGCCTCATAAAGCATTTAACTTCTAGTCAGCTGGTGAAGTTTCTCAATAATTATTCCCTGTTGGCAAATGTTATTCAGTGTGTATCTCCTGAACCAGCACATTtagtttaaacatgttttatgacCTCATTGCATCTGGAAAAACATCAGCCTTGATGAGTGAGACTCAAAATGCACTTTATTAAATGCACACCTACATTTGAATTagtaaatgcaaaacatttaaatgtattctgaGTGTTGGGGACAATTTAAACTTGATTTATGAATGCCTTAAAGCAGTAAAGCGTTATGGTGTTTTATCCTTAAACCATTCTCATATCTTACTGCTTATGCAGCCCTGTCATGCCCTGATCATATTCGGACGTGTGCAACAGGAGCGGTATTAGAAGGCTTTATTACATCATGCTCTCACCACATTATATCATGTTACCTTACACTAAAGTTTCCTCTATTTTTTTACCAGATGCTGACAAATACGGCTCTGATTAACGTGACTCATAGCCTATTTACATAATTTTAGATATAGATCAAATTGCTTTCCTTAAAGGGATCTCACCATCAGTATCTGTGTCTGTAATGGTTGTCTCTGCTGGTGAACATGTTAACTAGAGCAGTGTATTGCAGACTTTTTGCCATAAGTACCCCCACAGGACCATCAGTAAAGATCAAGTACACCTTCATCAAAATCAATGATGTGTCCAAAGGCTTAATACAATTTATGATTATTAATCATTTTGTAATATCCCTGATGTACAAAAGGAGAAGATGAAGTTATGACATTTATTTGTTAACTAAAACAAAACTGGGTTGTattaattttagaaatgtaatttaatcattagtttttcataattttggtcacattaatATTAGGGatagtcattttcaagtaattttgtagtaGAATACTCCAATCCATAAAAATGAACACTTGATTACTCAAATTAAAATTTAGTTAAAAATAACAAAGTACGACATGTATGTACCATGTACCAATGTACCATATTCTTATTCACAAACATTACCAAGAACCGTTTTAAAATAAGATAattcaacaaactatgctttcctttaaaaaaattgaaattaaaaatatgcattaataaaaatggggaaaaatagCAATTTggtccactcggcggccatctttggaaagctctcaggcaggctgggcagctatttttctgggtaaacaagcagcatacaagtacaactcccatctacttgaatgaggaaagaccaaaatctccaaaatggttggtcaagactaagatcaaagaatatatttcaaatcattAATACAATCTGGACAAATCtgctatcataaattgtgctttaccttgcaaaaaaaataaataaagctattttcctggcttgtatagctactGCGGATGCACATTCTTGAGTTGAATGACTGGCAATATCtgtatcaaaaaggtgattggctcttttgccTGTAAGGCGGGACATGCTCTTCTACATCCTTTgaacattgggcattccaatttctaccattcattttaatagaagtggcccatctcttctAAATAGTCTGTTTGCACTCACCCGGAGCTTACATTGAAACCATTAGGTTACGCACATATAAAAAATTCTGAGTCTACATAAATGTTATGACATTtatataatttcacatgttatttacaagttacaatttacaagtatttacacagAACAAGAGCTAAAATGATACTCTCTCTTTAAGACTACCggcagtgttttgttttgttttggttgagcGCATATTAACGAGAGAAGAGTCGACCAGCTTCATAAGCCACTGCATAAGTATTGGGACAAGGTGCTTGCTGCTGTCAGCCAGCCAACATGCATCCCTTAACAGCAGGAAATTAACTTTTCAACTACCTCAGCTTTCAACaacttttagtatgtttttaaaaacaacCTTTTCCAATTTGTCCCCTTTGCCAGATTAACATTTTTGGTGCTTCTTAAAAAGACATATTCTGTTGTTTTCTCCTACTTGGCTATAGATGCAGATCAACAACATAAGTGAGCTCACTCCAGAGGGCAAAGCTGGAACCACCTGGCCCATCGGAATCAACCCTCCCTTCCGGCCCAAGACACGCTTTGAGGTGATCAACTGGGAGTACTTTACTGAAGAGCACATTTACTCATGTGCTGACAGTTCTCCAAAGTGTGAAGTTCGAGGTGCGGACCGTGCAGATGTTATTTCAGTcctggagactgcagtggcacATTTGAATGAGCGATATCAGCCCCAGTTGCGCTTCCGTAAGCGCCGCTTACTGAACGGGTACAGGCGCTTTGATCCCACACGAGGCATGGAGTATGTGCTAGATCTGGCCCTGGAAGCTTTCACGCAGAAGGGTCATAGTCAGGTCATAGCTAAACGGGTGAGTTTGCTGAAGCCACTCAGTGCTGTTGAGATCATCCCCATGCCATACGTAACAGAAGCGACGAGGGTACAGGTCATCCTCCCTGTAACGGCACATGATCAAGACTTTGTGGGCAACTTCCTTGACATGTATGTTATGAATGCTTTAGATACGCATGACAATGCTCTGCTCACCTTCTTGTTTATCTATGACCCCTTTGATGCTCAGAGAGTCAGCCAGACAGATGTTTTTGCCAGTGTCAAAGCCATGATCGGCGAGGTCGAGAAACGTTATGGTGATGTGAAAATTCCTTGGATTAGTGTAAAGACCGGAGTTCCCTCACAGGTCAAGCTGATGGACATAATCTCCAAGAAACATCCAGTAGACACCTTGTTCTTCCTGGCCAGCGTTTGGACGGAAGTTAATGCTGACTTTCTCAACCGTTGCCGAATGAATGCCATCAGCAATTGGCAGGTTTTCTTTCCAATCCACTTCCAAGAGTACAGTCCTGCTCTGGTATACCGTGACCAACAGCCTTCTGCTGCTTCATCGTTTGCATCCGAGACACTGCGAGATGGCCACTTTGACCGTCACGTCTTTGAAGAAGCCTGTTTCTACAATGCAGATTACATGGCTGCACGCACAAAGATGGCAGCAGACATCTTGGACAATGATGAGTTGCTTGAGAGTATGGACGTCTACGAAATCTTTGTACGTTACTCGGGATTGCATGTGTTTCGGGCTGTGGAGCCGGCACTAGTTCAGAAATATGTGCACAAGGAATGTAACCCAAGGTTTAGTGAGGATATCTATCACCGTTGTGTACTCAGTAACCTGGAGGGGCTGGCATCTCGATCACACCTAGCAATGGCTTTGTTTGAACAAGAGCAGGCTAATAGCACCTGAGAAAGAACTACTACTTGAAGCATGCTTCAACTTGGACCTATGCATATTGATTGTGTGAAATTCACCTTAAT
It encodes the following:
- the LOC127635387 gene encoding LOW QUALITY PROTEIN: chondroitin sulfate glucuronyltransferase-like (The sequence of the model RefSeq protein was modified relative to this genomic sequence to represent the inferred CDS: inserted 1 base in 1 codon), giving the protein MRLSSLLAVFRPALPLILGLSLGCSLSLLMVSWTQGETDEGCGDELGNGGLLHSDHIRDLQDGKVGDGNEAFQPRIVPYHKDPNKPHKKVLRTRYIHTELGIRERLLVGILSSRATLNTLGVAVNKTIAHRFHRTFFFTGLRSAKAPHGMAVVVHGDDRPVWLMYETIRHLHQHHGNEYDWFYLAQDDTYTQAERVMELVNHLSXGQDMYMGRAEEFIGGEERARYCHGGYGYLLSRSLLDRLQPHLDSCRNDILSVRPDEWLGRCIIDYLGLSCVEKHQEMTYRYFELQKNVDPEREDSAQFKNAFTVHPISEPALMYRLHKRYNQIELDWTYAQIQQLQMQINNISELTPEGKAGTTWPIGINPPFRPKTRFEVINWEYFTEEHIYSCADSSPKCEVRGADRADVISVLETAVAHLNERYQPQLRFRKRRLLNGYRRFDPTRGMEYVLDLALEAFTQKGHSQVIAKRVSLLKPLSAVEIIPMPYVTEATRVQVILPVTAHDQDFVGNFLDMYVMNALDTHDNALLTFLFIYDPFDAQRVSQTDVFASVKAMIGEVEKRYGDVKIPWISVKTGVPSQVKLMDIISKKHPVDTLFFLASVWTEVNADFLNRCRMNAISNWQVFFPIHFQEYSPALVYRDQQPSAASSFASETLRDGHFDRHVFEEACFYNADYMAARTKMAADILDNDELLESMDVYEIFVRYSGLHVFRAVEPALVQKYVHKECNPRFSEDIYHRCVLSNLEGLASRSHLAMALFEQEQANST